The DNA window ACAAGAGGAAGCTTCAACTTTGCAGCCTCAATTGCCAAAAAAGAGGTTTCCTTAGTAATGaggaacaaaataaaatgttatatgcaagaaaaatgaaagtaaaaccCTAATATATATCCTCAACAATGATTGCGGTGACCCAGCCAAGTTCGCCATTGGAGCCTATTACGTTGGAAACAAGAAATTGACAATTAGAGTGGATAGGCACACCATGTGTGTGCAGTAAACTAGCGGTTGGTATCAATGAAGGTGCAAGATGGGTCATCATACAAGAAGGGCAAAGGATCATTTCaataggggaagagagagagagagagctctgaTGCTAACTCATAGTACACCGGTAGAGTGCCTAAAAACAAATAGATTCTGCTCTCGTCATTGAAAAAAGTTAAAGTGTATAAATTTGAACCCAGAAAAATAGATCATTAATACATTTGGTATGGAATTCAACcacacgatttttttttttatatcaaaagaaacaaatttatTCAAGATGTTTAGGGAAAATTTCCCAGAGTCAAGTACATCAAGAGTAAGAAAGCAAGCAGGTGGCGTGACCCATAAACAATAGGAAGCTTCAACTTTGAAGCCCCAATAACCAAGATAGAGGCTTTCTTGGTTCAAGAACAAggaacaaaacaaaagattatgtatgcaagaaaaatgaaaataaaaccctaatatACTCAACAATAATTGGGGGTAGCCCAGTCAGGTGAGCCATTCGAACTCGTTGAGCTGGACACAAGAAAATGATAATTAAAGTAGATAGATACACCACCCAAGTGCAATAAGCTAGCTAACGGGTGGCACCAATGGGAGCACAAGATGGACCATCTTACGAGAGGGACAAGAAGTCATttcaactgaagaagagggagatAGACACAACttcataaaaacaaataaattccACCCTCATCATTGAAAAGTAACGAGTAAAGAATTTAAccaagcactttttttttttatcagaaggaaaaaaaaattattcaaagaGGCTTGGGGAATACTTCCACaatcaagtacataaaaaatGAAAGCAAGCAGGTAGAGTGAACAATCAAacaggaaaaagaaacaaaaaaaaaaaagaggcctAGTACAAGAACGAAGAACAAAGAGAAAGGTTATatgcaaggaaaatggaagtAAACCCTAGTATACTCAATAATGAGACAATCGAGCCCATTAATTAGGAAAGCGGAAACTGACAATAAGAGTAGATAGCCATATATTGTAGATGCAAAGTCTGGCCATAAATAAGAAGCCCATCAAAAATTAGCAGTGAACTTGAACCACAAAAAGAATTGGTAATAAGACAAGCGATCATTGACCAATAAAAAGAGTTTTGAAAATTTAAGCCGATATGAAGAGTTTTGAAAATTAAGGATTGACCAAGAAGAGTTGGGAAATTTAAGGATCAATACAAGTCAATTTCTTTACACGAAAAGAAAGGATCATGTATTAAGTCATCTAAGGTCCATTCCAAAAACTAGACattcttttttctgaaaaaaaataaaaaaatagacatCATATTTGACAAAACTAGTGAAAGAGTTTGAGTTTGAATGGGTTTACTCACTTGATAATAGAATGGATATACAACATAAGTGGATGTACCACTCAAGAGCTGTTACAAGTTGTTACGTACAGAAGACTAAATGGATAACATTAGGAGCGCCTATAGCTCAATGTGGTTACAGAGGTTACTtgactaagtctttggttatcTGACTCGATGAGGAGGACTGCTGATGTGTGCTATTAACTAGCATTGACCTGCAATTGAATTGTACTATTCATTCTGTTAATTCCATGGAGGATCTCTATGATTATTACTGATCGCTTTGCCGTTCTCCAATGCTTCGATCAAGTCATATTTCAGTTAGCACACATTTAGAGAGATTAACCATGTAGCTGATTATCCTCCttttgtcattttccttttgttgTACTCAGATGCGTGTAGAACTATTTTTTAACTCAATCGTATgcgttaaataatttataatcttaCTTTTTTGCCATTTACTGTGACAAAATTATTCCAATTGCAGaaatatatcatttcatatgtGCACTTGACAAGTACCACAATGATaccttttgataatgacattaTATTGAAATTATATCAACTTCTTGGGGCCCCCGTCCTATGTAAGAGGGTATCAGAGTAACCTCAGGGACTAGTCAGGTCAAAGATCTTGACACCcagagtataaaaaaaaaaaaaaatagaactcATCATTAAAAACTAGCCGTTAAAGAAAATTATTGACCGTTGCATTGATAATATTAGGTAGTAGTAAGAAAGAAACTCCTTGAAATGTTAGTAATACACGGGTATTTGTAATACTTGAATATGCCACTATCTAAGTTTGGTTGAAGTCATGATTCAAATCGACATCCTTGTCCTCTCTTCCCAAGTTGCCAACGGTCAAAACCCAGATTCCTAGAGTTAGCTGAATTGGACTCTctcatttcaaaataaaaaatcaaactttCAGAACTCTGATTCCCCTGCCTTCATGAAGAGATCATAccaaaaatccatttcttcGTTGGTATTCAATCCAAAACCACAAACAGATTCCAATGTAGCAGGGTCCGGAGAGAACAGAAACTGAAGTTCTTGGTCCACCGCCATTGCCAGATTATTCTCCGGCATACCGGAAGTTTCAGCCGATGATAATATATCGATATCAGACCATAAGCTCTCATCAATTACAGGGAAAGTTGCAGAGGAATCCATGTTAAGATTCTCACTTGTCACTGCAGAGGAGTCTGTGAAGTCACTGGAAGATTGTTGTGGGGACAGTACTACTGGGGCATGGCCTTGATTCTCAATTCTCATCACATTGCTGGTTGGGTTGCTCATGGGTTCATCATCACATTTGGATGTTTGAGAAGAAAGCTGGGTTTTGGTGTCCGGGGTGGGCTGGTTTTGTTTGAGCCTCTTCTTGAGATAGGTGTGCCATacattctttatttcattatctGTTCTTCCAGGTAATCTTGCTGCAATTGCTGACCATCTGgagatttaaaaagaaaaaccatgTGAGAAGTAGTGGGGCTAATTTTAAGCAAAAAATCTCTGTTTGATAGCACTGTAATAGTTGCAGAGGTAACACATGGGCTGCTCATGCTGGTAACACATGTAGAATCTTTGATCCACTTTGTTCTTATACATAAAAATGTTCATGACAGAGAGAACAAAAGAGTTTGCAAAATATGAATCCACGTGGGTCTTTGGTTAATAAATATGAGTATTTCCCCGAGAATGGATCCTTTGCAATTACGTGTCAGACCCCAACGCTTGTCTCACCTATACCATTTATAAGGAGAAGTAAGGGGGGTTAGGCGTTGCGCATCCGCCTATAACATGAACGTGTAGGTGACCATACATGGAGAGGATCTATTATCGAAGAAATGTATTTATGACATGTATGTGCATGTGAACGTACATGTAGAGAAACTGATATCATCATGGAGGGTTGTTTGTGTAATAATGGGTCTTACAAGGATCATGATTGGTTATAGCATAGTATTGTCAAGgctttgaaaaagaaaaggaagaccaGTAAAAAAATGGAGAACAAGAAGGTAGGTAGGGATGAGAAGTAATCAATGGAAGAAGACATTACCTATTGCCAAGCATTTCATGTAAGTTAATGATGgtgtcctcttcttctttggtgAAGTTTCCTCTTTTAATGTCTGGTCTCAAGTAATTTGTCCACCGGAGTCTGCAACTCTTCCCACATCTTAATAGCCCTGAAGAAGCAGATGAAAAAGATTaataaacaacaataaaatgAATCAAAAACCAAGTAATCAGAGACAACAGAGAGAACCCATTAACCTCATAACCAGAATTAAGctcttgaaaacaaaaaaaaaagaaagaaagctaGCTTTGATCAATTGTATTCCCTCATCCATGACTAGATAGATCTTGGTGATCTATAATACTTGTCTAGATCAGGAAtgttgaaaacccatttaggATTTGGCAATTACCAGCTAGTTTAGGAAGTGCTCTCCAGTTTCCATGTCCGTATTTCAGAATGTAAGAGATCAAAATCTGGTCTTCTTCTGGAGTCCATGGCCCCTTCTTTAAACCCATCTTCTCACAACATGGAGCTCTCACCATCTTTGCTCTCTCAAGTTTGAGTTATGAGATACCTAGATACCCCTCCTTGTAGCTCTTATGCCTAGCTCTTtacctatctctctcctcctcttctcaGTTGAGAATTGAGACTTATGATCCGAAAGCCCACCTCATTTTGGGTGCACGGATGGCTATTTATCCTTTCATGAAATCTCAACGTGGcttaagaaaaatcaaaagctAAGGAAAAGGCCATCAATTTCTAAGAAAcccagtctctctctctctctctctctctctctctctagatattttaaagaGCTCTTTATATTAGTGTGGTCGAGTGAATGGCATACATAGAGGAGGACCCAATCTTGTTGGCTAGTTTGGTCATATCGTATTGAAGTCTTGAAGATCTTCTTACCTCGCTTTTGAGTGGCTTCAAGCAGAGCTATCAGTTGCGTAGGTAGTGACATCTTgggtcaaaaaataaaaaaacgtgTGATTTGTTAGgcagaaaaatataaatataatataattgaTAATCTGAGAAATGCCAATAAGCCATCCTTAGTTCCTTACTCCTCTTCTCAGACATCTTtacactccaaaaaaaaaaataataataaaaataaaaataaataaataataataataatactaataataatctCAGACATCTGGTGTATACTGTAGTTGAGGACCAGCTTAACATTACTATGAGTTCTCtctctagatattttaaagaACTCTTTATAATAGTGTGGTCGAGTGAATGGCATACATAGAGGAGGACCCAATCTTGCTGGCTAGTTTGGACATATCGCATTGAAGTCTTGAAGATCCTCTTACCTCTCTTTTGAGTGGCTTCAAGCAGAGCTATCAGTTGCGTAGGTAGTGACATCTTgggtcaaaaaataaaaaaaaacgtATGATTTGTTAGgcagaaaaatataaatataatataattgaTAATCTAAGAAATGCCAATAAGCCATCCTTAGTTCCTTACTCCTCTTCTCAGACATCTTtacactccaaaaaaaaaaataataataaaaataaaaaaaaaaaaaaaaaaataataataataataatactaataataatctCAGACATCTGGTGTATACTGTAGTTGAGGACCAGCTTAGCATTACTTTGagttctttcttttactttttctaaTTTACAGATGAAATGCTTTTACCTTTTCAAGTTGTACTCAGTCTCTGTGTTCACATTGATGCTAGAAAGAACTATAGGTCACTCTTTTTCAATCCACTAATGAAATGGGGTTATagtatttattttggattttaggTCAAGTCAAAAAAAGAGGCTACCTTGTGCTTTGTCTCTCTGTTTGAATTTCAATCATTGTCAGGCCATGCAAAAGCTTTGTTTCACTTCATTGATGATGACTATTGAAGAAATCATATGTGGTAGGTTGTATGTATTAGCCATACTAATTAAAGCAATAAGCTGACTTTTATGGTTCATATATAACCTCTTTCTCTACTTCCACTTAGCAGTTCAACAGCCATCCACATGGATTCTGATTTAGTAGTACTGGTCTCCATCTTTACTACAGTATTAGtttacaaaaaattataggCTCTATTAATAAGATGATGACAATTTCAAGTTTTTCTCTAGTGGGTTTGGTCACCAACATTATCTAGCCTGCTTATCTTGCTTGCAAATTTGGTAAAAGAGATAGTTAAATGTAGGTTTAGGACGTTTTCGACCAACTACTCTAACATTTGTTCATAGGATGTATCAAAATTCTTCCTTTTTGACCTTGGTTTGTTGTATCACCTAGGGTTGTTACTAATCCATATGAGCTATATAGATCAAGTAAATTGATCCACTTCCCCTTGTTTAATTAAGCTTGATTATCAATAACCACATAATTGAGACAATAATATCGTGATGCTGAGGTCAGGAGGCAGGCAGGTACAAAGAGGTGCAATATTTCAAAGTTGAACTACTTAGATTGGGAAGCAAATTAATGTAACCATGAAAAGAGGCTCTAGTTTGAAAGGTCTAAAATTTATGTCAACACTtccacatttttcttttaaaactttttttttttggtgagtaTGAATTGTTCAGCTTAAGTTTTAGATGGGTGGAAGCTTTCCTAGAGACAAAGTTACTTGTGAGCACAGGAACTGAAGGTCTCACAGCAAGGTTGATACTCAATACCCATAATATTGACTAAGTCTCTTCATGATAATAagcctcttcttcttcgtcttcttttttcttctgctGGGTGACTTTCCTTTCCTTTGAAGCTAAATCTGAATTAAACTATAGTTAGTGGGAAAACACCTTTGTGGAGggattaaacaaataaataaagatgaatTCTATGCGCAATCCCTGACTTTTACTACTGACAGTGGATGATTTTGGTTTCATACCTGATTAGTTGCTGATATCATTAGTAttaaaaatttataataaaatgatCTATAGATACATAATCATATATCAATGGCTTAGCTACGTAAAGGAATATTTAATATTTGTTAAGGACTGGGTAAAACTCATCCTCAAAAGCTCATTGTTATGAAGTTCCCACATCGGACTATTCATTTTCGATGTGGGAATGTGGGATTATTAACTCCACCTTCCATGTGGAACCTCAATAATCTCCCCCTCTATGTGGAATGCTTTGATTTCACATTTTAGACACTTGTTAGTTTTGGTGTAGGCAAGCAGCAAAGCAAGACAGCAATTTGAAGAGTAAGAAATACTGTTTCCGCCGGTGATGTTTCTGGTCCAAAACTATCTCTAATTTGGAACCACACCATACCAC is part of the Macadamia integrifolia cultivar HAES 741 chromosome 9, SCU_Mint_v3, whole genome shotgun sequence genome and encodes:
- the LOC122089978 gene encoding transcription factor MYB13-like codes for the protein MVRAPCCEKMGLKKGPWTPEEDQILISYILKYGHGNWRALPKLAGLLRCGKSCRLRWTNYLRPDIKRGNFTKEEEDTIINLHEMLGNRWSAIAARLPGRTDNEIKNVWHTYLKKRLKQNQPTPDTKTQLSSQTSKCDDEPMSNPTSNVMRIENQGHAPVVLSPQQSSSDFTDSSAVTSENLNMDSSATFPVIDESLWSDIDILSSAETSGMPENNLAMAVDQELQFLFSPDPATLESVCGFGLNTNEEMDFWYDLFMKAGESEF